In a single window of the Trichoderma breve strain T069 chromosome 6, whole genome shotgun sequence genome:
- a CDS encoding SMI1 / KNR4 family (SUKH-1) domain-containing protein, with protein sequence MVTASASSLDDITNDDLRGWVELIRQIRATADASIKKEEAEGVSFDQRVFDDYPFIKAPASQDAIQQQEATLQATLPDDYKQFLQVTNGTGWTGIGWIPSLCGVEQLQWEQADAVGFESLRVETFPPSVTSLEETISLTSDEFDEAPPLERVLRISDEDEDTIVFLLEPEYIRKTWLWLAGKRGIEVKDAPGQWLLFVFVPWMASTKVHPTFEGYMRTRVRTIKA encoded by the exons ATGGTAACTGCTTCGGCTTCGTCTCTGGACGACATTACGAATGATGATCTTCGCGGCTGGGTGGAACTTATAAGGCAAATACGAGCAACTGCCGACGCAAGCATtaagaaggaagaagcagaaggcGTGTCCTTTGATCAACGAGTCTTTGACGACTATCCTTTCATCAAGGCGCCCGCATCACAGGATGCCATTCAGCAGCAGGAAGCGACACTCCAAGCGACACTGCCAGATGACTACAAGCAATTCCTCCAGGTCACGAATGGTACAGGATGGACTGGCATTGGCTGGATACCGTCGTTGTGTGGTGTTGAACAACTGCAGTGGGAGCAAGCGGATGCTGTAGGATTTGAATCACTGCGCGTGGAGACTTTCCCGCCTAGTGTGACGTCTCTTGAGGAGACGATATCGTTGACCAGCGACGAGTTTGATGAAGCTCCTCCGCTGGAGCGAGTATTGAGAATcagcgatgaagatgaggatacTATTGTCTTTTTACTAGAGCCCGAGTATATACGAAAGACGTGGTTGTGGTTGGCCGGAAAGAGAGGGATTGAAGTTAAAGACGCGCCAGGCCAGTGGCT CTTATTCGTGTTTGTACCTTGGATGGCAAGCACCAAAGTGCATCCCACCTTTGAAGGATATATGCGAACCAGAGTCAGGACCATCAAGGCGTGA
- a CDS encoding pectate lyase superfamily protein domain-containing protein has product MLKSLAFVATLLGAVTASPTLARHEDRSLQPRANTSFWYAAMDHTGQYKGYAPHAPSPSSYNVFVSVNAGDAGSLQSAIDSAGSSNRQNEWLASQPRVVYIPPGTYTLSKTLNMRTDTILMGDATNPPIIKAASGFSGNYLVNGQDPSTGVSGELSFAVGLKNLVLDTTAVSGTSSISALYWGVAQAAQLQNVKIVLAPSSGGKGHTGIQLGRGSTLGLADVRIENGQNGIWHNGHQQALYKSIYFYKNTIGMLISGGNTITLLNPTFDTVGTGVSNTGGSPFVGIVDAKSINSGVTFTTTVYPSIVIDNLTKDTSSDVVVLRGTTALKSSSKIVNYSYGNTVGRSPIFGAVSGTTARPAGVAPGGRIPAVVVPNYAQNPVTDFVNVKDPSQNGGQTVKGDGSTDDSAALNKVLQFAAANNKIAYFPFGDYRVLSTLVVPVGSRLVGEAWATISGGGSFFKDASNPKPVVQVGNAGDVGVAQLQDFRFTVSDVLPGAIIVEFNAAGSNAGDVALFNSLITVGGTRGADGLTNTCGKANAECQAAFLGLHFTKTSSAYVENTWNWVADHITEGFSGGSNIAAKGGALVESTKGTWLHGLGSEHWWLYQLNLRSASNVVVSLLQSETNYDQGDNTQQVPPAPWKVDVNGWGDPDFSWCDSTARCHMGLANYVQGGSNIYYFGSASWAFFSGPGYQGCASGGYQCQDYMHVIKTAPTNLQMYGMCAKDTSVALRLANGTNINAQPDFTGGWSPGSDVGRYTT; this is encoded by the exons ATGTTGAAGTCACTGGCCTTTGTGGCCACCCTTCTGGGCGCCGTCACGGCCTCGCCAACATTGGCCCGCCATGAGGACCGATCACTCCAGCCTCGAGCCAACACATCCTTCTGGTATGCTGCCATGGACCACACCGGCCAGTACAAAGGCTATGCTCCCCACGCCCCGAGTCCCAGCTCTTACAACGTCTTCGTTTCTGTAAatgctggcgatgctggctCTCTCCAGAGTGCCATCGACTCtgccggcagcagcaaccgaCAGAACGAATGGCTGGCATCTCAGCCCCGAGTTGTGTATATTCCCCCGGGAACTTACACACTTTCAAAGACGCTCAACATGCGCACCGACACCATCCTCATGGGCGATGCCACTAACcctcccatcatcaaggctGCGTCTGGCTTCAGCGGCAACTACCTTGTCAACGGCCAGGATCCCTCCACAGGCGTCTCCGGCGAGCTCTCGTTTGCAGTTGGTTTGAAGAACTTGGTCCTGGACACCACGGCCGTTAGCGGAACCTCTAGTATCTCTGCCCTTTACTGGGGTGTTGCCCAGGCTGCTCAGCTGCAGAATGTCAAGATTGTTCTTGCGCCCtccagcggcggcaagggcCACACTGGTATCCAGCTTGGTCGTGGATCTACTCTTGGTCTTGCCGATGTGCGAATTGAGAACGGCCAGAACGGTATCTGGCACAATGGTCACCAGCAAGCTCTGTACAAGAGCATCTACTTTTACAAGAACACGATTGGCATGCTGATTAGCGgaggcaacaccatcactcTGCTGAACCCGACCTTTGATACTGTCGGCACTGGTGTTTCCAACACTGGCGGCAGCCCCTTTGTCGGTATTGTCGATGCCAAGTCGATCAACTCGGGCGTCACCTTCACCACTACCGTCTACCCTTCAATCGTCATCGACAACCTGACCAAGGACACCAGCTCcgatgtcgtcgtcctccGCGGCACAACTGCTCTTAAGTCGTCCAGCAAGATTGTCAACTACAGCTACGGAAACACCGTCGGCCGCAGCCCCATCTTCGGCGCCGTCTCCGGCACCACTGCCCGTCCAGCCGGCGTTGCCCCCGGCGGCCGCATCCCCGCCGTTGTTGTGCCCAACTACGCTCAAAACCCAGTCACTGACTTTGTCAACGTCAAGGATCCCAGCCAGAACGGCGGGCAAACGGTCAAGGGCGATGGCAGCACCGATGATTCGGCCGCCCTCAACAAGGTGCTCCagtttgctgctgctaacAACAAGATTGCCTACTTCCCCTTTGGCGACTACCGCGTCCTGTCCACTCTCGTGGTTCCCGTTGGCTCTCGGCTTGTTGGCGAGGCTTGGGCAACCATCTCCGGTggcggcagcttcttcaaggacgCCTCCAACCCCAAGCCCGTCGTTCAGGTCGGTAACGCCGGCGACGTCGGCGTTGCCCAGCTGCAAGATTTCCGCTTCACCGTCTCCGATGTGCTCCCcggcgccatcatcgtcgagtTCAACGCCGCTGGAAGCAATGCTGGCGATGTTGCGCTGTTCAACTCGCTCATCACCGTTGGTGGAACTCGCGGTGCCGATGGCCTGACCAACACTTGCGGCAAGGCCAATGCTGAGTGCCAGGCTGCTTTCCTCGGCCTCCACTTCACCAAGACCTCGTCAGCCTACGTCGAGAACACCTGGAACTGGGTTGCCGACCACATCACCGAGGGCTTCAGCGGCGGCTCCAACATTGCCGCCAAGGGAGGCGCCTTGGTCGAGTCGACCAAGGGAACCTGGCTGCATGGTCTCGGCAGCGAGCACTGGTGGCTGTACCAGCTCAACCTTCGCTCTGCCAGCAACGTTGttgtctctctcctccagagcGAGACCAACTACGACCAGGGTGACAACACTCAGCAGGTTCCTCCTGCTCCCTGGAAGGTCGATGTCAACGGCTGGGGTGATCCCGATTTCTCCTGGTGTGACAGCACTGCCCGTTGCCACATGGGTCTTGCCAACTATGTCCAGGGCGGCTCCAACATCTACTACTTCGGCTCTGCCTCTTGGGCTTTCTTCAGCGGTCCAGGATACCAGGGTTGCGCTTCTGGCGGTTACCAGTGCCAGG ACTACATGCACGTCATTAAGACTGCTCCTACCAACCTCCAGATGTACGGCATGTGCGCCAAGGACACCAGCGTCGCTCTTCGCCTGGCCAATGGTACCAACATCAATGCCCAGCCCGACTTCACTGGAGGCTGGAGCCCTGGTAGCGATGTTGGCCGCTACACCACCTAG
- a CDS encoding glycosyl hydrolases family 2 domain-containing protein has translation MRSMRPLLTALGIFAGAAVATTESTSKASIHDLALQKWTVTNEYGNITVPGKFPSQAHLDLHAAGVIDEPNNGLNDFDLRWIAAQNWTYTSKPISGLSKHSDIATWLVFDGLDTYATVKFCDHIVGTPDNQFRQWFYDVSSALASCKSDPVLSINFGSVPRIINAINASDEVQHWPASVVYPFEYPNRQWVRKEQNDFGWDWGPAFSPVGPWQPGRIVQLSKGGELYSLNTDIDIFRKGQFNNFAPDQTAPWVVNASLDFLGTLPKHASMSVVITDASDSRSVLYSGKLEGVTQSDMTVTGSVTIDAHKPKLWWPRDMGNQQLYNIKVSVSSAGSKTPILVSQRRVGFRTILFSSGNITDAQIASGITPGNNWHFEINGHEFYAKGANLIPPDAFWPRVTSDRMNRLFDSVESQNFNMLRVWSSGTYLPDWIYDIADERGVLLWSEFQFSDTLYPDSEDFKANVVGEITYNVRRLNHHASLACWMGGNEFENLMLPIAQGADPATYPYVLGQYENLFITTLFNVLAANSHSISYSPCSANNGWLEIDLDLPVPIVERYYNTTSGHIYGDTDFYNYDTSVSFDTSAYPVGRFANEFGFISMPSIQTWQQAVDPDELSFNSTTVILRNHHYPAGGLTRNIHNSTLGQVEMTLAVERSWCHATQLFQADMYKSEIQFYRRGSGLPERQLGSLYWQLNDIWQAPTWAGLEYDGRWKVLPYVSRRTYEHVIASAFWNYTANELEIWVTSDLWEPVSGEVSLTWVDLKGKPIANNAGMAKSTKFNVGAINTTQIISANVKSDLKIPDTSDAVLVIELTAHGKLPNAANSKTTTFTHHNHFLPVWPNQAKVSDPKLHLSYNKSTKKFTVEATAGVSLYTWLTHPAGVLGFFDDNAFVLRPGEKKEVGFTLQQDTTGGKWTEQVTVESLWDLTTP, from the exons ATGAGATCCATGAGGCCTCTCCTTACCGCGCTCGGCATCTTTGCGGGCGCGGCAGTGGCGACCACAGAAAGTACCAGCAAAGCATCAATTCACGATCTTGCCCTACAGAAATGGACAGTGACGAATGAGTACGGCAACATCACCGTGCCGGGCAAGTTCCCTTCGCAAGCTCATCTGGATCTTCATGCAGCTGGTGTGATTG ATGAACC AAACAATGGCCTGAATGACTTCGACCTGCGATGGATTGCGGCTCAGAACTGGACATATACCAGCAAGCCAATTAGCGGACT GAGTAAACATTCGGACATAGCTACGTGGCTAGTGTTTGATGGCCTGGATACATACGCAACTGTCAAGTTTTGTGACCACATTGTTGGAACACCAGATAACCAGTTCCGACAATGGTTTTATGATGTCTCGTCAGCCCTTGCTAGTTGCAAGAGTGACCCTGTTCTCAGCATCAACTTTGGCAGCGTGCCTCGCAtcatcaatgccatcaacGCAAGCGATGAAGTCCAGC ACTGGCCAGCTTCAGTGGTTTATCCATTCGAGTATCCAAACCGTCAATGGGTCCGCAAGGAACAGAATGACTTTGGATGGGATTGGGGCCCAGCTTTCTCTCCAGTAGGACCTTGGCAGCCGGGCCGCATCGTCCAGCTTAGCAAAGGTGGCGAGCTGTACTCTCTCAACACCGACATTGACATCTTCCGCAAAGGCCAGTTCAACAACTTTGCTCCTGACCAGACAGCTCCGTGGGTGGTAAACGCGAGTCTCGATTTCCTGGGAACTCTGCCAAAGCATGCCTCCATGTCGGTCGTCATTACTGATGCCAGTGACAGTCGCTCAGTATTGTACTCGGGCAAACTGGAGGGAGTGACACAGTCCGACATGACCGTCACTGGTTCTGTGACAATAGATGCCCACAAACCCAAGCTGTGGTGGCCTCGAGACATGGGCAATCAGCAGCTATACAACATAAAAGTCTCTGTCAGCAGCGCAGGGTCTAAGACACCTATTCTTGTCTCTCAGCGGCGTGTTGGTTTCCGAACTATCTTGTTCAGCTCAGGAAATATTACAGATGCGCAAATCGCCAGCGGTATCACCCCGGGAAACAACTGGCATTTTGAGATCAACGGCCATGAGTTTTATGCCAAGGGTGCCAATCTTATCCCTCCTGATGCTTTTTGGCCACGAGTCACCTCGGATAGAATGAATCGCCTATTCGACTCAGTTGAGTCGCAGAATTTCAACATGCTGCGCGTGTGGTCCTCGGGTACATACTTGCCCGACTGGATCTACGACATTGCTGATGAGCGCGGTGTATTGCTTTGGAGCGAGTTCCAGTTCAGCGATACCTTGTATCCAGACAGCGAGGATTTCAAGGCCAATGTTGTTGGTGAGATTACTTACAACGTCCGTCGGTTGAACCACCATGCCTCTTTGGCGTGCTGGATGGGTGGCAATGAGTTTGAGAACTTGATGCTGCCCATAGCTCAGGGCGCCGATCCTGCAACTTACCCATACGTCCTAGGCCAGTATGAGAACCTCTTCATTACTACACTATTCAATGTTTTAGCTGCAAACAGCCATTCCATCTCGTACAGTCCTTGCAGTGCAAAcaatggctggctggagatTGATCTTGATCTTCCCGTGCCTATTGTTGAGCGGTACTACAACACTACTAGCGGACACATCTACGGCGACACAGACTTTTACAATTACGACACATCAGTTTCCTTTGATACCTCTGCATATCCAGTTGGTCGCTTCGCCAACGAATTTGGCTTTATCAGCATGCCCAGCATTCAGACATGGCAACAAGCCGTTGATCCTGACGAACTCTCCTTCAACTCCACAACGGTCATTTTACGAAACCATCACTACCCAGCTGGTGGACTGACCAGAAATATTCACAACAGCACTTTGGGCCAAGTCGAAATGACATTGGCTGTTGAGCG CTCCTGGTGCCACGCTACCCAGCTGTTCCAAGCAGACATGTACAAATCTGAGATTCAATTCTACAGACGTGGCAGCGGCCTGCCAGAGAGACAACTTGGCTCCTTGTATTGGCAGCTCAACGATATTTGGCAAGCCCCGACCTGGGCTGGTCTTGAGTACGACGGACGGTGGAAAGTATTACCATATGTTTCTCGCAGGACTTATGAGCACGTCATTGCGTCTGCTTTCTGGAACTACACGGCGAACGAGTTGGAGATCTGGGTGACGTCTGATCTCTGGGAGCCCGTGTCTGGTGAGGTATCATTGACTTGGGTTGATCTGAAAGGCAAGCCTATTGCAAACAACGCGGGCATGGCGAAATCGACCAAGTTTAACGTGGGcgccatcaacaccacacaGATCATCTCAGCCAACGTGAAATCGGATCTCAAGATCCCAGACACCAGTGACGCTGTTTTGGTCATCGAACTTACAGCCCACGGCAAACTCCCCAACGCAGCCAACAGCAAGACCACAACCTTTACTCACCACAACCACTTCCTCCCTGTGTGGCCTAATCAAGCCAAGGTGTCAGATCCCAAGCTACACTTGTCATACAACAAGTCTACAAAGAAGTTTACTGTGGAAGCTACGGCTGGTGTGTCTCTCTATACTTGGCTGACGCACCCAGCTGGTGTTTTGGGCTTCTTTGACGATAATGCATTTGTTTTGAGAcctggcgagaagaaggaggttggATTTACTCTTCAGCAAGATACTACAGGGGGGAAGTGGACTGAACAGGTGACGGTGGAGAGCTTGTGGGATTTGACCACGCCATGA